GATCTACACAAGACCAACAGGTTTCTATCTCAGCCAGCCAGAAAAAGCAAGCCCAGAAGCGAGCCTCGCCTAGATGCAATTAATTGAACTGGGGAAACTAATCTAGATCTCTTATCAGCGATGCACGCACGTCTTCTGCAATGGAATCTACTTTGTGCAGATAGTTCTCATGTTCGATCCCGATACCAACGTGGCTACCTGATTTGAGGTCGCGTATCATATCGGGTGTTAATTCAAAACGAACAAAGTGTACGGACGAGGTCTTGGATTCATCCTCCCGTTCCAGATCTTCATCGGCGGTTGCCCATACAGGATCATGGTTACCAACCTTTACCCATACCCGATCTTCCACGCCAATAAGCTGGGCGAGCGCACTCGTGCGCTCGCCGACATCTTCGTATTCAAGCATCATCGTAGCCTTCCAGTTGCTGCCATCCGGAATTAATGGATTATAGGTGTCAAGTTCAGCTTGGATCTCGTCTTTTGCAAAGATTCGTTCAACTCGCAACATTTCCTGAACTTGGTACTGAATGGTTAGCCGATCCTCGAAATACAACGTGGCGTTCGGTCCAACATGGACCTTGCGATCCTTCTTATGAGCCATTACTTCCGCGCGAAATTGTGCCCGATCCGCCGCGTATTCCTCCAAAGAATACAGATCTTGTCGGATTATCGTCTTCAATATTGACGACATTTTCCAACTATAGCTGCATTCTAGACGCAGCAAAATGAATCTTCAGGTGCTGGTACAAAAGCACTAAATGCCGTAGGCATTCCGAAATAACGCCAACGGGTGTTCGGGTTTCATTCCACCACTCAATCCATTTTCTATCTGATGTCCCGCCATCGGGCAGTCACTGGCATAGTGATCGGACCTGCTTTCCTGCAGTCGTGAAATTACCGGCTTACAAATTTTCATTGACGGTTTATGGAATTCTTTCTTTACCGCGTAAGTACCATTGTGCCCAGAGCAACGTTGAATCGTCTCCACCGTCGTTCCCGGGATTAGCTGTAATGCTTCGCGGGTCTTTAATCCAATGTTCTGTACACGCAAGTGACAGGCCGCGTGGTAAAAGATCTTGCCCAGCGGGTTCGAAAAATCAGTCCGCAGTTTATTGGCCTTATGACGTAACATTAGATATTCAAAAGGATCAAACATGGCATCGCGGATTTTTCTTACGTTAGGGTCGTCTGGAAACAATAAGGGCAATTCTTGCTTGAACATCAACACACACGAGGGTACGGGCGCCACGATATCCCAGCCTTCATCCACTAGCCGGGTCAATACGGCAATATTCGTCTTCTTTGCGCGGGCAACGGCATCCAGATCACCCAATTCGAGCATTGGCATCCCGCAGCACCGCTCCTTGCTAGCTAATGTGACTGGAATACCATTGTGCGCAAATATTGTTATCAGATCTTCGCCGAGCTGCGGTTCATTTCGGTTGCCATAGCAAGTCACAAATAGCGCAACCTTTCCCTGGGTGGTTTCTGTCGGCTCAGGAATGATATGTGCCGGCTTACTCCGCTTTCGCCGCCTACGAAACGTATCGCTATGATATGTTGGTAGCAAGGCCTCCCGATGAACGCCCAGAGTCTTCTCCATCACTTTACGGGCAGACGGGTTCTTGTTTGCTGCATTGACAATCTCTGCAACAACCGGGATCCCGGCTAGCCTTCCGACAACATCCGTAGAACTCAGGATCTTGTCACGGGCACGCGTTTTCCCTTTCTTATATTTCACTGCCTTGGCCCGCAGCATGAGGTGAGGAAAGTCCACATTCCAAGGATGAGGTGGTACATAGGGGCACTTAGTCATAAAACACAAATCACAAAGATAGCAGTGGTCAACGACCTGCCAATAGTCTTTCTTTGCCACGCCGTCTATTTCCATAGTCTCCGATTCATCAATAAGGTCGAAAAGGGTTGGAAACGCGTTGCAGAGACTTACGCAACGCCGGCAGCCGTGACAGATATCAAACACCCTGTCAAATTCCTTGACCAGGGTTTCTTCATTATAGAAATCGGGATCTTGCCAATTGATTGGATGGCGCATCGGCGCCTTAAGACTGCCTTCGCTCTGTTCGTCTCGCAGTTTAGACATGGTTCATTAACCGTAGATTGCACGCCCTTGCTGAAAACCAAGATCTAGGCGCATACAACGACGAAGCCGGGCATGGGATCCCGCCTCCTTACGCATCAGCATACAACACAGCTCTGCGCTCTGCCGCTAGTCTAATGTCTCCAGGGCTTTCTTGAATCGATTGGCGTGTGAGCGCTCAGCCTTGGCAAGGGTCTCGAACCAATCGGCAATCTCATCGAGGTTTTCTTCGCGTGCGGTCTTTGCCATGCCGGGATACATATCGGTGTACTCATAGGTTTCCCCTGCAATGGCCGACTTAAGATTGTCTTCAGTTGCACCAATCGGTAACCCAGTTACGGGATCACCGATAGCCTCTAGGTATTCCAGATGCCCATGGGCATGCCCGGTCTCCCCTTCCGCGGTGGAGCGGAAGACGGCGGAAACATCGTTGTAGCCCTCCACATCGGCCTTCTGGGCGAAATACAAGTACCGGCGGTTGGCCTGGGATTCGCCGGCGAATGCGTCTTTCAAATTCTCTTCTGTCTTGCTGCCTTGGAGTGACATGAATTTCCTCCTCCGGATTTTCGTCAGTTAGCCGAGCCGTATCGGCCCTTTTGGCGCGGAATTTAGACTAATTCTAAAAGCCGATAAAATTTACACCACATCCTCTACCCTGTCAACGGCAACTGTTATTAGAATCCCTTATTGGAACCCGTATGATAGACGATCATTGCTACGCGTTCTTGATTGACCGCTTCTCACAGGGTGCGTTAACGTAGATGCATCTCGAACGGGGACAGACCGTGCCAAAGCAGAAACGAAGTAGCTTTCACTTCGAGCGTGCCCTCGGAGAGCTGGAGAAACTGGTTGAGAAGATGGAGGGAGGGGATTTGAGCCTGGAAGAATCTCTTAAACATTTTGAGCGGGGCATCGAGCTAACAAGGGCCTGCCAGAAGGCACTCGCCGAAGCCGAGCAAAAAGTACAGATCCTGCTGGAAAAGGAAGGGAAGACGGAGCTTGAGCCCTTCAGTCCAGACGACGATATCGATTAGTCCCCATGCCGCTTGCGGAACTTATGGAGGAATACAGATCCTGCGTAGAGAGGGCGCTTGACCACTGGCTTCCGGCAAGCACCATTCAGCCGACCGATTTGCACAAGGCAATGCGGTATGCGGTCCTCGGCGATGGAAAGCGGATAAGGCCCATACTCGTTTACATCTCCGGTCAAGCGCTTAGTGTCGAAACAACTGCGTTGGACGGACCCGCGTGTGCAGTCGAGTTTATACATGCCTATTCCCTGATTCACGATGACCTTCCCGCGATGGATGACGATGATTTGCGCCGTGGGAGACCAACGTGTCACAAGGCCTTCGATGAAGCGACGGCAATTCTTGCAGGCGACGCGCTACAGGCGCTCGCCTTTCACGTTTTATCCTACGATTACCACATCACTGTCGACGCGGAGCAACGCCTTAGGATGATTGATACATTGGCGCAAGCAAGCGGTTCGCGCGGAATGGCCGGTGGACAAGCCATTGATCTCGCCGCAGTCGGACGCGATTTAAACATCGCGGAGCTCGAGAACATGCACATCCATAAAACCGGGGCGCTAATACGCGCAAGCGTGAAGCTTGGAGCGCTATCCCTCCCCGGCGTAGGAAAAGATTTGCTAGGTGATCTCGAGCATTACGCGAAATGTATCGGTCTCGCATTTCAGATCCGCGATGACATCCTGGACGTCGAAGGTGACACGGCAACCCTCGGAAAACCTCAAGGATCTGATATCGCGCAGAATAAACCTACGTATCCGAACCTGCTCGGGCTAGAAGATGCCAAACAAACCGCAAAAGAATTGCACGAACGAGCGCTGAATAGCCTTAAAGATCTAGGAAAGGAAGCCGACCCGCTGCGCTGGATCGCAGACTATATTGTGGATCGGGATAAATAGTATTTGGACTAGCCTCATGCCCACGGGATTAGTTAACAAAAAGTCGATGCCCCCAGCAACTATAGCGGACACGCACATAAGCGAGTAAAATGTAAGCGAAATGGAACCCACACATATCGGGTCACTCAGGATTAAGCAATTTTCGATGGCGTAGAAGCAACTTATTCATTAAGGAACCCTAGCATATGAATCGACCAGCCCCTCTTATTTCGCCGATCGCCGACCTGCAAAGCAGCACGGATAAACGTCATATCCCTATCGACAAGGTCGGTATTAAAGATATTCGTCATCCGATCGTAATTTCGGATCGAGAAGGTCGTGAACAACATACCGTTGCAACATTCAACATGTATGTGAACCTGCCGCATAGGTTCAAGGGGACACACATGTCCCGTTTTGTCGAAATCCTCAACATGAACGAATACGAAATCACTGTTAAATCCTTCAAACAGATGGTCATCGAAATGACGCATCTATTGAAAGCCGAATCCGGACACATCGAAATGTCTTTCCCGTATTTCGTGATGAAAAGCGCCCCTGTGTCCGGAGTTAAAAGTCTACTAGATTATGAAGTTACGTTTATCGGCCAAATTATGAACGACAATCCAACGGTGCTGGTTAAAGTTATTGTACCGATCACAACACTATGTCCTTGCTCAAAGGAAATTTCCGATTACGGCGCGCATAATCAGCGGTCACACGTAACGGTTTGCGTGCGAACCCGTGATTTCATCTGGATTGAAGAACTGATTGAAATGGTCGAAAAGATCGGATCTGCAGAGCTTTACGGTCTCCTAAAACGTCCGGATGAGAAATTCGTCACCGAGCAGGCTTATAACAACCCCAAATTTGTAGAAGACATTGTTCGCGACGTAGCGCTAAAACTGAATGTCGATGACCGTATTGGTGCCTACTCCGTAGAGTCTGAAAACTTCGAGTCGATTCATAATCACTCCGCATACGCCATGCTGGTTCGAGATAAAGATGCCGACAAGGCAAAAGACTCACTAAAGAAATAGTGTTCAGTGGGGTTTCCTTCTATAGGGCCCCTTATTTGATATTTTCCAATTGGCATTTCCCTCGGCACCGCCTGAACCCTATTTGCTCCACAGAAACTTGATCTAAATCGAGATCAAGCCGACGCGATACGAAATTAATTCACAGCGTCTTTAAGCATCCTGTCGTCAAGCCTTGTTTCCTCCAAGGATCTTGGACCAGTCTCGATAGGCGATGTTCGTATCGTTCTAGCACAACGATCGACAAACCAGACAGAGCAAGCATGGAGCGCATTCTGAAATCAAGAATGCCGCTTTGAATCGGGTCCCTTGGGTAAAATGCACTTATCCCAGGTATCTGGCGATGAACGTAGCTACAAAGACCAGGCCCACATCCCTTTGACCCAATATGGCCGTCGGACTAACATCGACTCTACATCTTGTGCGGTTTACCGATTGGTGATCACCATGAATGAATTGCTCAAACCAACGCCGACAGTCGGCGATGCGTTGATCGTCGTGGATTTGCAGAATGACTTTCTCCCCGGCGGTAGTCTTGCGGTTCCTGAAGGCGAAAAAGTTGTACCGATCATGAACCGTTACATCACACGTTTCGAAAAGGAAGGGCTACCGATCTTTGTGACACGTGACTGGCACCCAGCCGATCATTGCTCTTTCGCTCCCCAGGGCGGCCCCTGGCCTCCCCATTGTGTGGTCAATACGCCAGGCGCCGAGTTTGCGCCGAATTTAGTCATCCCAAAGGATGCCGCAATTATTTCGAAGGCAACCCGAGCGGATAAAGAAGCTTATTCTGATTTTGAAGACACCGATCTAGATAAAGAGTTGCGTAGGCGGCATGTTATGCGTGTTTTCGTCGGGGGCCTTGCCACTGACTACTGCGTGCTCTACACGGTCAGGGACGCTATTAAGAACGGATACGATGTGATACTCCTAGAAGACGCCATACGGGCCGTAAACGTACAGCCCGATGATGGAGACAAAGCGGAAAAAGAGATGTGCGAGCTCGGCGCTCGTCCGATCCAATACGAGATGACTACCTAATGCGCCTTGGCAATAGCCCTCTTCTCACGGATCTTTATCAACTCACGATGCTGCAGGGCTATTTCGATCATGGCATGATTGATCAGGCAGTGTTCGAGTTTTTTGTTCGCAAACTACCTCCAAATCGCAACTTTCTTATCGCAGCAGGCCTTGAACAAGTTCTTCAATTCCTGGAAGGCTTTGCGTTCACTGCCGATGAACTTGATTGGCTGGGCGATTGCGGTCACAACTTTACCAAAGACTTCATTAATTTCTTGGCAGATCTGCGGTTCACCGGTGATGTCCATGCCATGCCAGAAGGCACTATCTTCTTTCCCAGTGAACCGATCCTTCGCGTCACGGCGCCAATGCCCGAGGCTCAAATCGTAGAATCCCGCCTTATCAACCTGCTTCAGTTCCAAACTCTTATCGCATCGAAGGCTGTGCGTTCGGTACTGGCTGCGCCTGGGAAGCTCTTGGTTGATTTCGGCCTGCGGCGCGCCCATGGTGCGGAAGCTGGATTATTGGCTGCGCGCGCCTGCTACATTGTGGGATTCGCCGGGACGGCCACAGTACTTGCAGGGAAAACGTTCGGTATCCCGACCTACGGCACAATGGCACATTCATTCGTCATGGCCCATGATGACGAAGCGATCGCCTTCCAACACTTTGCGGATAGTCAGCCGGAGAATGTCATCCTACTCATCGACACCTACGATGAAGCAGCTGCCATCGAAAAAATCGTCCACTTGGCTCCTACCTTCGAAAAGAATGGGATCATCATCAAAGCGGTACGAATCGACAGTGGCGACCTCTACCAAATAGCCATAACGGTTCGCAAGCTGCTCAACGAAGGTGGCCTTACCGATACCAAGATCTTTGCGAGTGGGGACCTCGATGAAATGGCACTGCAGCGTCTCCTACGCGGTGGAGCCCCTATCGACGGCTTTGGGGTCGGCACCCGCATGGTCACGTCCGAAGATGCCCCGTATCTGAATTGCGCCTACAAATTAGAGGAGTACGCTGGTCAAGCCCGTCGCAAGCGCTCGGCTGGTAAAGAAACATGGCCAGGGCAAAAGCAAGTCTATCGTTTCTATGATTCGGAAAATACCATGAGCCATGATGTGCTCGCACTCGCAGACGACGTACATGAAGGACAGGCCTTATTACAATGCATTATGCAGGGCGGCGAACGAGTATCGCCATCGGAGACACTCAAAGATATCAGAGAACGTACCACGTCATCACTCAGCCGCCTACCGCCAAGCCTAAAGCAGATTGACCAAAGTACGCCGTTCGCGGTCCACATCTCTGCGGCGCTGCAAGGACTCACTCAGGCAGTAGATAAAATGGCTCATTAAATTTCAGAAATCCAGAACCCCGCTCCCCCGAAGCAGCTGACTGCACGCTTAGCAAGCCCTGGCATCACTGAGATCGGCTTTGACGGGCATGGACGCGTCATCGCTTCTGGGCGTGAAAAACAGAAATAATACTAACAAACAATTAATTAGCACCAAATCCTCATACCATTTCTCATATCATGATTTGCCCCAGCGGTGCCGGGCCCACCGCTGGGGCACCCCCTTTTAACCCTTTGTGGGGCTTTCGGCGTTTAAGTCACCAATTCCACGTAACGGCAAGGAGCAACGATGCACACACGATCTTCACTATTCGCCCTGATACTGGGCCTGATCGCACCATTCACGGCCGCTGGCAAGGTGGACCTCGTTATGCTGCCGGAGCGCGATCGGGTTCAACTGACAATCTACAACTCTGCCGACCTAACCCTCGTTCGGGAAGAACGCACCCTGACGCTGAAGAAGGGCATAAACCGCCTCGAGTTTAGCTGGGAGAACACCTTAATTGACCCCACATCCGTTCAACTAAGGGCACCGCAACATGCGGGCCGGGTGCGATTGCTCGAGGTCGCCTTCCCACCAAAGGTCAAAGGAAGTGCGATATGGACCATCAAGTCGGACGTCGACGGTCCGATCCCAGTTGAGATCTCGTTCTTCACGTCCGGCATTTCCTGGCGCGCCTTTTATATGGGCACATTGTCACCCGACGAGCAAATGATGAAGCTTCAGGGCTATGTGCGGATACAAAACCAAAGTGGCGAAGATTATCAGAATGCCGAGACCCGTGTGATCGTCGGCAAGATCCATTTGCTCGATGAAATCGCAGAGCTTGCACGGCGAGAAGCGCCTTATGGAAAGCCAGGATATCCAGAACTGCGCGGCCGCGGATTACTCACCAATGCGTCGGATGAACTTAAGCGCAAGGCTTACAGCCAAATGGCTGTTGCAGAGGGAGCTGCCGACTTAGCTGCAGCGGCCAAATCAATTGTTAAGGAAGGGCTGTCCGAGTATTTCCTCTATACCATCGAGGGTACCGAATCAATTCCGAACGGCTGGGGAAAGCGCTTACCGTCGTTC
The window above is part of the Gammaproteobacteria bacterium genome. Proteins encoded here:
- a CDS encoding DUF3501 family protein codes for the protein MSSILKTIIRQDLYSLEEYAADRAQFRAEVMAHKKDRKVHVGPNATLYFEDRLTIQYQVQEMLRVERIFAKDEIQAELDTYNPLIPDGSNWKATMMLEYEDVGERTSALAQLIGVEDRVWVKVGNHDPVWATADEDLEREDESKTSSVHFVRFELTPDMIRDLKSGSHVGIGIEHENYLHKVDSIAEDVRASLIRDLD
- a CDS encoding heterodisulfide reductase-related iron-sulfur binding cluster; protein product: MSKLRDEQSEGSLKAPMRHPINWQDPDFYNEETLVKEFDRVFDICHGCRRCVSLCNAFPTLFDLIDESETMEIDGVAKKDYWQVVDHCYLCDLCFMTKCPYVPPHPWNVDFPHLMLRAKAVKYKKGKTRARDKILSSTDVVGRLAGIPVVAEIVNAANKNPSARKVMEKTLGVHREALLPTYHSDTFRRRRKRSKPAHIIPEPTETTQGKVALFVTCYGNRNEPQLGEDLITIFAHNGIPVTLASKERCCGMPMLELGDLDAVARAKKTNIAVLTRLVDEGWDIVAPVPSCVLMFKQELPLLFPDDPNVRKIRDAMFDPFEYLMLRHKANKLRTDFSNPLGKIFYHAACHLRVQNIGLKTREALQLIPGTTVETIQRCSGHNGTYAVKKEFHKPSMKICKPVISRLQESRSDHYASDCPMAGHQIENGLSGGMKPEHPLALFRNAYGI
- a CDS encoding rubrerythrin family protein; translation: MSLQGSKTEENLKDAFAGESQANRRYLYFAQKADVEGYNDVSAVFRSTAEGETGHAHGHLEYLEAIGDPVTGLPIGATEDNLKSAIAGETYEYTDMYPGMAKTAREENLDEIADWFETLAKAERSHANRFKKALETLD
- a CDS encoding exodeoxyribonuclease VII small subunit, which codes for MPKQKRSSFHFERALGELEKLVEKMEGGDLSLEESLKHFERGIELTRACQKALAEAEQKVQILLEKEGKTELEPFSPDDDID
- the ispA gene encoding (2E,6E)-farnesyl diphosphate synthase yields the protein MPLAELMEEYRSCVERALDHWLPASTIQPTDLHKAMRYAVLGDGKRIRPILVYISGQALSVETTALDGPACAVEFIHAYSLIHDDLPAMDDDDLRRGRPTCHKAFDEATAILAGDALQALAFHVLSYDYHITVDAEQRLRMIDTLAQASGSRGMAGGQAIDLAAVGRDLNIAELENMHIHKTGALIRASVKLGALSLPGVGKDLLGDLEHYAKCIGLAFQIRDDILDVEGDTATLGKPQGSDIAQNKPTYPNLLGLEDAKQTAKELHERALNSLKDLGKEADPLRWIADYIVDRDK
- the folE2 gene encoding GTP cyclohydrolase FolE2 — its product is MNRPAPLISPIADLQSSTDKRHIPIDKVGIKDIRHPIVISDREGREQHTVATFNMYVNLPHRFKGTHMSRFVEILNMNEYEITVKSFKQMVIEMTHLLKAESGHIEMSFPYFVMKSAPVSGVKSLLDYEVTFIGQIMNDNPTVLVKVIVPITTLCPCSKEISDYGAHNQRSHVTVCVRTRDFIWIEELIEMVEKIGSAELYGLLKRPDEKFVTEQAYNNPKFVEDIVRDVALKLNVDDRIGAYSVESENFESIHNHSAYAMLVRDKDADKAKDSLKK
- a CDS encoding nicotinamidase translates to MNELLKPTPTVGDALIVVDLQNDFLPGGSLAVPEGEKVVPIMNRYITRFEKEGLPIFVTRDWHPADHCSFAPQGGPWPPHCVVNTPGAEFAPNLVIPKDAAIISKATRADKEAYSDFEDTDLDKELRRRHVMRVFVGGLATDYCVLYTVRDAIKNGYDVILLEDAIRAVNVQPDDGDKAEKEMCELGARPIQYEMTT
- a CDS encoding nicotinate phosphoribosyltransferase; its protein translation is MRLGNSPLLTDLYQLTMLQGYFDHGMIDQAVFEFFVRKLPPNRNFLIAAGLEQVLQFLEGFAFTADELDWLGDCGHNFTKDFINFLADLRFTGDVHAMPEGTIFFPSEPILRVTAPMPEAQIVESRLINLLQFQTLIASKAVRSVLAAPGKLLVDFGLRRAHGAEAGLLAARACYIVGFAGTATVLAGKTFGIPTYGTMAHSFVMAHDDEAIAFQHFADSQPENVILLIDTYDEAAAIEKIVHLAPTFEKNGIIIKAVRIDSGDLYQIAITVRKLLNEGGLTDTKIFASGDLDEMALQRLLRGGAPIDGFGVGTRMVTSEDAPYLNCAYKLEEYAGQARRKRSAGKETWPGQKQVYRFYDSENTMSHDVLALADDVHEGQALLQCIMQGGERVSPSETLKDIRERTTSSLSRLPPSLKQIDQSTPFAVHISAALQGLTQAVDKMAH